A part of Melittangium boletus DSM 14713 genomic DNA contains:
- a CDS encoding HesB/IscA family protein: protein MNEQATEQTVQKTAPATPAAKPARGITLHDSAVAQLHKLLAERQTPDAGLRIAVRGGGCSGLAYVMEWAEKPREKDKIFEREGVRVFVDPKSYLYLLGTEIVYESTLMASGFKLNNPNVKGACGCGESFSV from the coding sequence ATGAACGAGCAGGCGACAGAGCAGACGGTCCAGAAGACGGCGCCTGCCACCCCGGCCGCCAAGCCGGCGAGGGGCATCACGCTGCATGACAGCGCGGTGGCGCAGCTGCACAAGCTGCTGGCCGAGCGGCAGACGCCCGACGCGGGCCTGCGCATCGCGGTGCGGGGCGGCGGGTGTTCGGGGCTCGCGTACGTGATGGAGTGGGCGGAGAAGCCGCGCGAGAAGGACAAGATCTTCGAGCGCGAGGGCGTGCGGGTCTTCGTGGATCCAAAGAGCTACCTGTACCTGCTCGGCACGGAGATCGTGTACGAGTCCACGCTGATGGCCAGCGGGTTCAAGCTGAACAATCCCAACGTGAAGGGCGCGTGCGGCTGCGGCGAGAGCTTCTCCGTCTGA
- a CDS encoding SPFH domain-containing protein, protein MSTKDKRAVNLNAVGSLAVSVGEPPPPPRNEVRNDLARVESEARYQGGWRAGKPAEDPEKMKKWGLITARPSEFLIHMRRGRVRDVSGQGASCFKLPGDAVAIVPTSVQRLRFTADQVTSEKVGVQVTGLAVYRIVDPLVAFRMLNFSFPERAQEKLRELLGEMFVGAVRRLVANLTVEECLTRRKEGLATELMREIAPVVSGRGRLEDSTDTGWGVVLDTIEIQDVRVLSDTVFANMQARYRQEQERVAREAELAKERFIRREEAEVERQIALTRLATEEEVRHKRQEAEEQAKLESLAVESRVEEARVAKERGTRQAQVALERETALAKLNAEREVREQKARTDEAQALTRLEAERRMAEAQQENERALAGAQARAALERMKLEQESDVARLAHERRMKGLQAEAEVAALLYEQQTLAARHEARMAELHQEEERARSQARAAEARCAIAEAELTLAELDARKARMAQDPELARAKALREIENTLSPESIQLVLAQQLPQLAAAFQQNMGEVHVTAVDGANPFGYIAAAVEGVMGLARSAGLQVPAKKE, encoded by the coding sequence ATGAGCACGAAGGACAAGCGGGCGGTGAATCTGAACGCGGTGGGTTCCCTGGCGGTGTCGGTAGGGGAGCCCCCGCCGCCGCCCCGGAACGAGGTGCGCAACGACCTGGCCCGGGTGGAGTCGGAAGCGCGCTACCAGGGGGGTTGGCGGGCGGGCAAGCCGGCCGAGGACCCCGAGAAGATGAAGAAGTGGGGTCTCATCACCGCCCGGCCGAGCGAGTTCCTCATCCACATGCGCCGGGGCCGGGTGCGGGACGTGAGTGGGCAGGGCGCCTCGTGCTTCAAGCTGCCGGGCGACGCGGTGGCCATTGTCCCCACGAGCGTGCAGCGCCTGCGCTTCACCGCGGATCAGGTGACGAGCGAGAAGGTGGGCGTGCAGGTGACGGGGCTGGCGGTCTACCGGATCGTCGACCCCCTGGTGGCCTTCCGGATGCTCAACTTCTCCTTCCCCGAGCGGGCCCAGGAGAAGCTGCGCGAGCTGCTCGGGGAGATGTTCGTGGGCGCCGTGCGGCGGCTGGTGGCGAACCTCACCGTGGAGGAGTGCCTGACCCGGCGCAAGGAGGGGCTGGCCACGGAGCTGATGCGGGAGATCGCCCCGGTGGTGTCGGGCCGGGGGCGGCTGGAGGACAGCACGGACACGGGGTGGGGCGTGGTCCTGGACACGATTGAAATCCAGGACGTGCGGGTGCTGTCGGACACGGTGTTCGCGAACATGCAGGCGCGCTACCGCCAGGAGCAGGAGCGGGTGGCGCGCGAGGCGGAACTGGCCAAGGAGCGCTTCATCCGCCGCGAGGAAGCGGAGGTGGAGCGGCAGATCGCCCTGACGCGGCTGGCGACGGAGGAGGAGGTCCGCCACAAGCGCCAGGAGGCCGAGGAGCAGGCGAAGCTGGAGTCGCTGGCGGTCGAGTCGCGCGTGGAGGAAGCGCGAGTGGCCAAGGAGCGGGGGACGCGGCAGGCGCAGGTGGCGCTGGAGCGCGAGACGGCGCTGGCGAAGCTGAACGCCGAGCGCGAGGTGCGCGAGCAGAAGGCCCGGACGGACGAGGCGCAGGCGCTGACGCGGCTGGAGGCGGAGCGGCGGATGGCGGAGGCGCAGCAGGAGAACGAGCGGGCGCTGGCGGGAGCCCAGGCGCGAGCGGCCCTGGAGCGGATGAAGCTCGAGCAGGAGTCGGACGTGGCGCGCTTGGCGCACGAGCGTCGGATGAAGGGGCTTCAGGCGGAGGCGGAGGTGGCGGCGCTGTTGTACGAGCAGCAGACGCTGGCGGCTCGGCATGAGGCGCGGATGGCGGAGTTGCACCAGGAGGAGGAGCGGGCGCGCTCTCAGGCGAGGGCGGCCGAGGCCCGGTGTGCCATCGCCGAAGCGGAGCTGACCCTGGCGGAGCTGGATGCCCGCAAGGCGCGCATGGCGCAGGATCCAGAGTTGGCGAGGGCCAAGGCGTTGCGGGAAATCGAAAACACGCTGTCGCCCGAGTCGATTCAACTGGTGTTGGCGCAGCAGTTGCCGCAACTGGCGGCGGCCTTCCAGCAGAACATGGGTGAAGTGCACGTGACGGCGGTGGATGGAGCCAATCCCTTTGGATACATCGCCGCGGCGGTGGAGGGCGTCATGGGCCTGGCTCGCTCGGCGGGCTTGCAGGTGCCCGCGAAGAAGGAGTGA
- a CDS encoding IscS subfamily cysteine desulfurase has protein sequence MKLPIYMDNHATTPLDPRVLEAMLPYLREDFGNAASRNHAFGWKAEAAVEQARKQVAALIGASDKEIVFTSGATESDNLAIKGVVEFYKDKGDHIITLKTEHKAVLDTCKRLERVRQERLDELKTLRLMQLTGGPVSREDLATLAIKHDLDNDAAYQQWAALPTGGARVTYLDVEKDGRVDLKKLEAAMTDKTLLVSIMLANNEIGTVQPIAEIGRLCRQRGILLHCDAVQGIGKVPFHVEEMNVDLASISAHKMYGPKGVGALYVRRKPRVRIAPLIDGGGHERGMRSGTLNVASIVGFGEAARIAREEMAEEAVRLSRLRERLRKGIAEKLDLITVNGSQEHRLPGNLNISFAYVEGEALMMAIKDVAVSSGSACTSASLEPSYVLRACGVDEEMAHSSIRFGLGRFNTEEEVDFVIQLMVDKVNRLREMSPLYEMAKEGIDLKSIEWTAH, from the coding sequence CTGAAGCTGCCCATCTACATGGACAACCACGCCACCACGCCGCTGGATCCGCGTGTGTTGGAGGCCATGCTGCCCTATCTGCGCGAGGACTTCGGCAATGCCGCGTCGCGCAATCACGCGTTCGGTTGGAAGGCCGAGGCGGCGGTGGAGCAGGCGCGCAAGCAGGTGGCGGCGCTCATCGGCGCGTCGGACAAGGAGATTGTCTTCACCTCGGGCGCCACCGAGTCGGACAACCTGGCCATCAAGGGCGTGGTCGAGTTCTACAAGGACAAGGGCGACCACATCATCACCCTGAAGACGGAGCACAAGGCGGTGCTCGACACGTGCAAGCGCCTGGAGCGCGTGCGTCAGGAGCGGCTGGACGAGCTCAAGACGCTGCGCCTCATGCAGCTCACGGGAGGCCCGGTGTCCCGCGAGGACCTGGCCACGCTCGCCATCAAGCACGACCTGGACAACGACGCGGCCTACCAGCAGTGGGCGGCGCTGCCCACGGGTGGCGCGCGCGTGACGTACCTGGACGTGGAGAAGGATGGCCGGGTCGACCTCAAGAAGCTCGAGGCGGCCATGACGGACAAGACCCTCCTGGTGTCCATCATGCTCGCCAACAACGAGATCGGCACCGTGCAGCCCATCGCGGAGATTGGCCGCCTGTGCCGCCAGCGCGGCATCCTGCTGCACTGCGACGCGGTGCAGGGCATTGGCAAGGTGCCCTTCCACGTCGAGGAGATGAACGTGGACCTGGCGTCCATCTCCGCGCACAAGATGTATGGCCCCAAGGGCGTGGGCGCGCTGTACGTGCGCCGCAAGCCGCGCGTGCGCATCGCGCCGCTCATCGATGGCGGCGGCCATGAGCGCGGCATGCGCTCGGGCACGCTCAACGTGGCGTCCATCGTGGGCTTCGGCGAGGCGGCGAGGATCGCCCGCGAGGAGATGGCGGAGGAGGCCGTGCGCCTGTCGCGCCTGCGCGAGCGGCTGCGCAAGGGCATCGCCGAGAAGCTGGATCTCATCACGGTGAACGGCTCGCAGGAGCACCGGCTGCCGGGCAACCTGAACATCTCCTTCGCCTATGTGGAGGGCGAGGCGCTGATGATGGCCATCAAGGACGTCGCGGTGTCCTCGGGTTCGGCGTGCACGTCCGCCTCGCTCGAGCCCTCCTATGTGCTGCGCGCCTGTGGTGTGGACGAGGAGATGGCGCACAGCTCCATCCGCTTCGGCCTGGGCCGCTTCAACACCGAGGAAGAGGTCGACTTCGTCATCCAGCTCATGGTGGACAAGGTGAACCGTCTGCGCGAGATGAGCCCGCTGTACGAGATGGCCAAGGAAGGCATCGACCTCAAGAGCATCGAGTGGACGGCGCACTAG
- the hscB gene encoding Fe-S protein assembly co-chaperone HscB, which translates to MKCWNCDKESEGRPFCGACGKIAGRLAGTTHFAVFGLPPSHDVQLDALERQYRELSLKLHPDRFAQAEARERRLSLEQTTALNEAYKTLKDATRRAFYLLSLHGVDLDREDSGAQKNMPLEFLEEVMELREALDEAMEARDTGRIQKMAQDVGARRSGALQEAVEALRTLEKGPLDESLVKKASHALGRVRYFTRFLEQVDAFEEEMLA; encoded by the coding sequence GTGAAGTGCTGGAACTGTGACAAGGAGTCGGAGGGCCGCCCCTTCTGTGGGGCCTGCGGGAAGATCGCGGGCCGGCTCGCGGGCACCACCCACTTCGCCGTCTTCGGCCTGCCCCCGAGCCATGACGTGCAGCTGGACGCCCTGGAGCGGCAATACCGGGAGCTGTCGTTGAAGCTGCACCCGGACCGCTTCGCCCAGGCGGAGGCACGCGAGCGCCGGCTGTCGCTCGAGCAGACCACGGCGCTCAACGAGGCCTACAAGACGCTCAAGGACGCCACCCGGCGCGCCTTCTACCTGCTGTCGCTGCACGGCGTGGACCTGGACCGCGAGGACTCGGGCGCCCAGAAGAACATGCCCCTCGAGTTCCTCGAGGAGGTGATGGAGCTGCGCGAGGCGCTCGACGAGGCCATGGAGGCCCGGGACACCGGACGCATCCAGAAGATGGCCCAGGACGTGGGGGCGCGGCGCTCGGGAGCGCTCCAGGAGGCGGTGGAGGCCCTGCGCACCCTGGAGAAGGGGCCTTTGGACGAGTCCCTGGTGAAAAAGGCGTCGCACGCCCTGGGTCGGGTGCGCTACTTCACGCGCTTCCTCGAGCAGGTGGACGCGTTCGAGGAGGAGATGCTGGCGTGA
- the iscU gene encoding Fe-S cluster assembly scaffold IscU produces MAYSDKVIDHYENPRNVGSLDKSDPNVGTGLVGAPACGDVMRLQLKITDEGIIEDARFKTFGCGSAIASSSLVSEWVKGKTVDEALTISNKDVARELALPPVKIHCSVLAEDAIKAAIDDFKKKRQARREAV; encoded by the coding sequence ATGGCCTATAGCGACAAAGTCATCGACCACTACGAGAACCCCCGCAACGTCGGCTCGCTCGACAAGTCGGACCCCAACGTGGGCACCGGCCTGGTGGGCGCGCCCGCGTGCGGCGACGTGATGCGCCTGCAGCTGAAGATCACCGACGAGGGCATCATCGAGGACGCGCGCTTCAAGACGTTCGGGTGCGGCTCGGCCATCGCGTCCAGCTCCCTGGTGAGCGAGTGGGTGAAGGGCAAGACGGTGGACGAGGCGCTGACCATCTCCAACAAGGATGTGGCGCGCGAGCTGGCGCTGCCGCCGGTGAAGATCCACTGTTCCGTGTTGGCCGAGGACGCCATCAAGGCGGCCATCGACGACTTCAAGAAGAAGCGCCAGGCGCGCCGCGAGGCGGTCTGA